The Sphingosinicella humi genome has a window encoding:
- the surE gene encoding 5'/3'-nucleotidase SurE: protein MRILLTNDDGVNATGLKVLERIAREFSDDIWIVAPTEEQSGAGHSLTLTFPVRLRKLGERRFCVTGTPTDSVMMAIAHVMKDDPPDLILSGVNRGANLGEDVTYSGTVSAAMEGALAGIPSIALSQAYAKEGMGDTVPFAAAEAWADEVLRPLIATPMAPRTLVNVNFPALTPSEVKGIRVTQQGLRDYGRLRIVQRTDTRGFDYFWFGLGPMIETPSHSTDLEAVADGYVAVTPLHLDLTHGPSLGRLAELYP from the coding sequence ATGCGCATCCTCCTCACCAACGACGACGGCGTGAACGCGACGGGCCTCAAGGTGCTGGAGCGGATCGCCCGGGAGTTCTCCGACGACATCTGGATCGTCGCCCCGACCGAGGAGCAGTCGGGCGCCGGCCATTCGCTCACCCTCACCTTTCCGGTGCGGCTGAGGAAGCTCGGCGAGCGCCGCTTCTGCGTCACCGGCACCCCCACCGACTCCGTGATGATGGCGATCGCCCACGTCATGAAGGATGACCCGCCCGACCTCATCCTCTCCGGCGTCAATCGCGGCGCCAATCTCGGCGAAGATGTCACCTATTCGGGCACCGTGTCCGCCGCCATGGAGGGCGCGCTTGCCGGCATTCCGTCGATCGCGCTTAGCCAGGCCTATGCCAAGGAAGGCATGGGCGACACCGTTCCCTTCGCCGCCGCCGAGGCCTGGGCCGACGAGGTGCTGCGCCCGCTCATTGCCACGCCGATGGCGCCGCGGACCCTCGTCAACGTCAACTTCCCCGCCCTCACCCCGAGCGAGGTCAAGGGGATTCGCGTCACCCAGCAGGGCCTTCGCGACTACGGCCGCCTGCGCATCGTGCAGCGTACCGACACGCGCGGCTTCGATTATTTCTGGTTCGGCCTCGGCCCGATGATCGAGACGCCGAGCCATTCCACGGACCTTGAGGCGGTCGCCGACGGTTACGTCGCCGTGACTCCGCTGCATCTCGACCTCACCCACGGGCCGTCGCTCGGCCGCCTCGCCGAGCTTTATCCCTGA
- a CDS encoding host attachment family protein: MRVPHNSFIVVADGEKMLFFRNDGDADYPKLEVERKRQSENPPNRDIKTDSPGRAFASIGNGRSAMAEADFHQIEEDRFAAETAELLRKRALQNDFESLIVVAPPRTLGELRKHYHKEVEKRLAGEIAKDLTGHPVSEIEKILSAE, from the coding sequence ATGCGAGTTCCGCACAACAGCTTCATCGTCGTCGCGGACGGCGAAAAGATGCTCTTTTTCCGCAACGATGGAGACGCCGACTATCCCAAGCTGGAAGTGGAACGCAAAAGACAAAGCGAAAATCCCCCCAATCGCGACATCAAGACCGACAGCCCGGGCCGCGCTTTTGCCAGCATCGGCAACGGCCGAAGCGCCATGGCGGAGGCGGATTTCCATCAGATCGAGGAGGACCGCTTCGCCGCCGAGACCGCCGAGCTGTTGCGCAAGCGGGCACTCCAGAACGACTTCGAATCGCTGATCGTGGTCGCCCCGCCCCGCACTCTGGGCGAGCTTCGCAAACATTATCACAAGGAAGTCGAGAAGCGGCTCGCGGGCGAAATCGCCAAGGATCTGACCGGCCATCCGGTCTCGGAGATTGAAAAAATCCTCAGTGCCGAATAG
- the dksA gene encoding RNA polymerase-binding protein DksA, translating to MATALSDVYESGFSPAMVPLDDGYRPSPHEEFMNPLQLAYFRKKLLDWKEAIIQESRDTMAQLKSGPIREADITDRASSETDWGIELRTRDRQRKLIAKIDAALRRIDEGEYGFCEVTGEPISLARLEARPVATMTVEAQERHERQERVSRDD from the coding sequence ATGGCTACGGCTCTCAGTGACGTTTACGAATCAGGTTTCAGTCCGGCGATGGTGCCGCTCGACGACGGCTACCGGCCGAGCCCCCATGAAGAGTTCATGAACCCGCTCCAGCTGGCGTATTTCCGCAAGAAGCTGCTCGACTGGAAAGAAGCGATCATCCAGGAATCGCGGGACACGATGGCGCAGCTGAAGAGCGGCCCGATCCGCGAGGCCGACATCACCGATCGCGCGTCGAGCGAAACCGACTGGGGCATCGAGCTTCGCACCCGTGACCGGCAGCGCAAGCTGATCGCCAAGATCGACGCCGCGCTGCGCCGAATCGACGAGGGCGAATATGGCTTCTGCGAAGTGACCGGGGAGCCGATCTCGCTGGCCCGGCTCGAGGCCCGTCCCGTCGCAACCATGACGGTCGAGGCCCAGGAGCGGCACGAGCGGCAGGAACGCGTCTCGCGCGACGACTGA